One window of the Deltaproteobacteria bacterium genome contains the following:
- a CDS encoding potassium channel protein, with translation MKYNSSVMTYFMQTGGTRRNIRLLVRFFLVLAGMVTAYSIIFHFLMAFEGRAHSWITGFYWTLTVMTTLGFGDITFNSDLGRSFSLLVLLSGVVFLLTLLPFTFIKFFYAPWIEAESRKRTPRELPPETKDHIIITNYDSVTQALIEKLKDHNYAYVLIMEDYKQALEYADMGLRVAVGNIDDPETYRKMRVERARMVVATNRDEINTNISLTVREVTEEVAIITTANSPYSLDILQMAGSNRVLQFYDILGRSLATWTVGGDCKANIISRYDDLLIAEFPAMGTPLVGKTLAESGLRENIGVHVVGIWERGHFFIPSAESLITRTSVLVLAGSEETLTAYDEVYSFYHICKLTTDPVLIVGGGRVGYAIAERFKERGTPFLIIEKNPRRERPSEHVVIGDAADIHTLQRAWLEKAPAAVITTHDDATNIYLTKYLRSLKPDLQILSRANLERNVSTLHRAGADFVMSYSSLGANAIFNFLNQEEAVTLTEGLNIFHLRAPASLIGKTLATSMIREKTGCSVVAIKEKGAMQINLDPLMPIRENAELVLIGTQEGERKFLAWQEEKK, from the coding sequence GTGAAGTATAATTCTTCCGTGATGACCTATTTCATGCAGACTGGGGGTACCAGGCGAAACATACGCCTTCTGGTCCGTTTTTTTCTCGTCTTGGCGGGGATGGTGACAGCCTACAGCATCATCTTCCATTTTCTGATGGCCTTCGAAGGCAGGGCACATTCTTGGATTACGGGCTTTTACTGGACCCTGACGGTAATGACCACATTGGGTTTCGGCGATATTACCTTCAATTCCGACTTGGGCCGCTCTTTTTCTCTTCTTGTTTTGCTGTCCGGCGTGGTCTTCCTCCTAACCCTTCTCCCCTTCACCTTCATCAAATTTTTCTATGCACCCTGGATTGAAGCAGAATCCCGCAAGAGAACCCCAAGGGAGCTGCCGCCGGAAACAAAAGATCACATCATCATTACAAACTATGATTCCGTCACCCAGGCGCTTATCGAAAAACTAAAGGATCATAATTACGCATATGTGCTTATCATGGAGGATTACAAGCAGGCCTTGGAATACGCCGACATGGGTTTGCGCGTTGCCGTGGGCAATATCGATGATCCCGAAACCTATCGGAAAATGAGGGTTGAACGTGCGCGAATGGTCGTTGCCACCAACCGGGATGAAATCAACACAAACATTTCCTTGACCGTGCGGGAAGTAACAGAAGAGGTGGCGATTATCACCACAGCCAACTCTCCTTATTCGCTGGACATCCTTCAGATGGCGGGCAGCAATCGGGTACTCCAGTTTTATGATATCCTGGGACGCTCACTGGCTACCTGGACGGTCGGTGGTGACTGTAAGGCGAACATTATCAGTCGGTATGACGATCTGCTCATTGCAGAATTTCCTGCAATGGGTACCCCCTTGGTTGGGAAAACCCTAGCAGAAAGCGGATTGAGGGAAAACATTGGTGTTCATGTCGTGGGGATCTGGGAGCGGGGACATTTCTTTATTCCGAGCGCCGAAAGCCTTATTACTCGAACCAGCGTGCTGGTGTTGGCCGGATCTGAGGAAACGTTGACCGCTTACGATGAAGTATATTCCTTTTATCATATTTGCAAACTGACAACGGATCCGGTTTTAATTGTTGGTGGAGGACGGGTAGGGTATGCTATTGCGGAGCGCTTCAAGGAACGCGGCACCCCTTTTCTGATCATTGAAAAAAACCCTCGGAGAGAACGGCCGAGTGAGCATGTTGTCATCGGTGATGCCGCTGACATACACACATTACAGCGTGCCTGGCTTGAGAAAGCCCCGGCTGCGGTCATCACAACCCACGATGACGCAACCAACATATACCTGACCAAGTATCTGAGAAGTCTAAAACCCGATTTGCAGATTCTCAGCCGGGCAAATCTCGAACGCAACGTATCGACACTCCATCGTGCCGGCGCCGACTTTGTCATGTCTTATTCTTCCCTAGGGGCCAACGCCATTTTCAATTTCCTGAATCAAGAGGAGGCGGTGACGCTGACGGAAGGCTTGAATATTTTTCATCTAAGGGCTCCAGCGTCTCTGATCGGCAAAACTTTAGCGACCTCGATGATCAGAGAAAAAACCGGATGTTCCGTTGTTGCCATAAAAGAAAAGGGCGCTATGCAAATCAATCTTGATCCATTAATGCCGATTCGGGAAAATGCCGAGTTGGTTCTGATCGGAACCCAGGAAGGGGAACGAAAATTTCTGGCCTGGCAAGAAGAGAAAAAATAG